In Fodinibius salicampi, a single genomic region encodes these proteins:
- the thiS gene encoding sulfur carrier protein ThiS, which yields MKLTVNGEEKNTDAKTVKKLLQSFDIEHGEKGVAIAVNDSVVPKDQWEDYQLEEDDHIEIIRATQGG from the coding sequence ATGAAGTTGACCGTAAATGGAGAAGAAAAGAATACAGACGCAAAGACGGTGAAGAAGCTGCTTCAGTCATTTGATATTGAACATGGTGAAAAAGGAGTAGCAATAGCCGTTAATGATTCAGTGGTTCCGAAGGATCAGTGGGAAGATTACCAGCTGGAGGAAGACGACCATATTGAAATAATCCGGGCTACCCAGGGCGGATAA
- the thiO gene encoding glycine oxidase ThiO: MQNKSQHIAIIGGGIIGLGIGWQLARRGVEVTVFEKGRAGGEASWVAAGMLAPYAEVGFEEIDLMKLGQRSLQLYPQLLDELSEEVSSVPVFDRCGTLMTGIDRDDTERLKRLYDFREELELSVELITGTEARAREPLLSPNVVSGIWLPEDSQIDNRKLVQALRKALEQAGGKLREKTKVEKIKTRNSSVEGIVTGNSEYAFDKVVVAAGCWSQQLAGIPERFRPPIRPVKGQVVTLEKTDDCPLKGTVRSPRMYMVPKEDGTIRLGATSEEKGFDKRPTAGGQKELLEDGWEIVPSIFDLPLVETIAGLRPASRDHAPIIGETNIPGLFYATGHYRHGILLTPVTVYTLVDEILDGTVPPWMKPFRPQRFS; the protein is encoded by the coding sequence ATGCAGAATAAGTCTCAACATATAGCAATTATTGGCGGGGGTATTATAGGCCTGGGAATAGGCTGGCAATTGGCTCGCCGTGGCGTAGAAGTTACGGTATTTGAAAAGGGACGTGCCGGAGGTGAGGCCAGTTGGGTAGCAGCAGGGATGCTAGCTCCCTATGCCGAGGTAGGATTCGAAGAGATTGATCTTATGAAGCTGGGGCAGCGAAGTCTGCAACTGTATCCACAGCTGCTGGATGAACTCTCGGAAGAGGTCTCATCGGTCCCGGTATTTGACCGGTGCGGTACGCTGATGACCGGCATTGATCGCGATGACACGGAACGCCTTAAGCGACTGTATGATTTCAGGGAAGAGCTGGAGCTCAGTGTGGAATTAATTACCGGTACGGAGGCCCGGGCACGAGAACCCCTGCTTTCTCCAAATGTTGTTTCAGGGATCTGGTTGCCGGAAGATTCCCAGATCGATAATCGTAAGCTCGTACAGGCGTTACGAAAAGCCCTTGAACAAGCAGGGGGGAAGCTCAGGGAAAAGACAAAGGTTGAGAAAATAAAGACAAGAAATTCCTCGGTAGAGGGAATCGTCACCGGAAACTCTGAATATGCCTTTGATAAAGTAGTGGTAGCCGCCGGTTGTTGGTCACAGCAGCTAGCCGGTATCCCTGAGCGTTTTCGTCCCCCCATCCGGCCGGTAAAGGGACAGGTTGTTACGCTGGAAAAGACGGATGATTGTCCGCTTAAAGGGACCGTACGGTCACCGCGGATGTACATGGTGCCCAAAGAGGACGGGACGATCCGGCTGGGGGCCACCTCCGAAGAGAAAGGCTTTGACAAAAGGCCGACAGCAGGGGGACAAAAAGAGCTGCTGGAAGATGGATGGGAGATTGTTCCTTCTATCTTTGACTTGCCGCTGGTTGAAACCATTGCAGGATTACGTCCGGCCAGCAGAGATCATGCTCCTATCATAGGAGAAACAAATATCCCGGGACTTTTTTATGCAACGGGTCATTACCGCCATGGAATTTTACTGACACCGGTGACCGTTTATACATTGGTTGACGAGATACTAGACGGGACAGTGCCCCCGTGGATGAAGCCTTTTCGGCCACAGAGATTTAGCTAG
- a CDS encoding energy-coupling factor transporter transmembrane component T family protein → MLYSDRHPSWLHGINPSLKLGLMIGGIVAILFIHNINVIIPLVLALILMLFLGSGQPISRVLLFLIPFLFVFVSTGASMIMFGKGETLWWQWGPVIISRESFFRGMHVGFRAFSFGLIGLLFALTTRPVLLFYSMMQQLKLPPRYAYSFMASLRMLPLMLEEFKTLKQAYQVRGILLMKSWSGLMEGIRLYAIPLLAQSIRRAQRIAVAMEARRFNNSKNRTYYYRSGFSYADGLMVVCWISIFTGAWLIGSWWPMFTITDVRF, encoded by the coding sequence ATGTTATATAGCGATCGACATCCCTCATGGCTACATGGGATTAACCCGTCCTTAAAACTGGGACTCATGATTGGAGGCATTGTAGCTATTTTATTTATCCATAATATCAATGTGATTATACCGCTTGTTTTAGCGTTGATACTCATGCTTTTTTTGGGGTCGGGACAACCGATTTCAAGAGTATTGCTGTTCCTGATTCCCTTTCTTTTTGTTTTTGTCTCGACCGGTGCCTCTATGATAATGTTCGGCAAAGGAGAAACCCTCTGGTGGCAATGGGGTCCGGTGATTATTAGCAGGGAAAGTTTTTTCAGGGGAATGCATGTAGGATTCCGGGCTTTTAGTTTTGGATTGATCGGACTCCTGTTTGCGCTTACAACGCGACCGGTATTGCTGTTCTATTCGATGATGCAGCAACTGAAGTTACCTCCTCGCTATGCTTATAGTTTTATGGCCTCGCTGCGTATGTTGCCATTAATGCTGGAAGAGTTCAAAACGCTTAAACAGGCGTATCAAGTTCGGGGTATTCTATTGATGAAAAGCTGGAGTGGCCTGATGGAGGGAATTCGGCTGTATGCGATTCCTCTGCTGGCCCAAAGTATTCGCCGCGCCCAGCGTATTGCGGTTGCGATGGAAGCCCGTCGGTTTAATAATAGTAAGAATAGGACGTACTACTATCGCTCGGGCTTTTCCTACGCAGATGGCTTGATGGTGGTATGCTGGATTAGCATTTTCACCGGTGCATGGTTGATTGGTTCCTGGTGGCCGATGTTCACTATTACTGATGTACGGTTTTGA